A window of Argopecten irradians isolate NY chromosome 1, Ai_NY, whole genome shotgun sequence contains these coding sequences:
- the LOC138305461 gene encoding serine-rich adhesin for platelets-like isoform X1, translating into MRLFLIDMQGSELGLRIPCSTHGVKRTFPPASTMHRTLLLLMLLNMMIHHNNGFYIKEPNTPPKNSQVYSISSDDLYSLPKCEEKVTFNHNENVVITYIKRYQEINANLVSDVFLELSALGNDVAQQTCNISGVTLNMTQCKLHGNSVIIRLSPSFCNQRKLAITTHFTVYIDGTVNPEDQCPDPGIPENSHSNRNNGDFVIGTKVEFSCYEGYVMSGFDAISCIRDPHTDIPVWSGDKPKCLRQCEVPSAPKYGSVSQLSSDGSVSFTCLSPFTLVGPKTITCLQNGAKTTWDKFPPKCVVTRCPSNEHVISAMNSTFIATPGFPGEIVYPNMTCQWNIRARDDGCVHIYFETFDIPNNAVFEIHKFVGSINGEESLVWSSRSGGGGPVTVCGDVIRVSYTSGEVAVTGHGGVQMWYQARTISEYHAAYQRAARIGFNDQVSVEPTKATGQTRDDNGSGVDVAAIAAGVTVTVIVLIVVGVGIYIWYRKKYPVRMIIGKDFGKFTNPAYNRKTSTATLTRPDSFEKEIQKMASETCVSHDNPVDLSDEQEYQPTAGLTLLGSLGIREGLDDLDSPEIKKRNNTRQRRKIVPSTKVVIEEEEEADKDEVKKISDSSDSSSSDNEKSDASDENSDGEGFRPVTDAPKIKRKRVSAYLNEVLDRQSSQDSADGDADCTIKEEMIPSDGTDKVLHIQQHNQKQNEEVMPIKEGEVNTNDAVDESADDQNDNDAVEQNEENKHVSAPDRPMTVLKLGSQDFKFTDEGGSQSSTSLEEDDIKEESSKTENNPTPDTKHEEVDFTPEEIITEVNNLLQKEAQFSTDNTVQLCSDVDVNKHESASDHPKDTEKEINEIKATINETSGSEQVDEVGRGNFPDGNELSTNEVDMLSESTDLMNEVSNEYNNTSTIPSLLGEIQQYSVDQLNDSNGSHHNMAEIQTDAAVIPTVSESTTGALDGIDQNTHINHEIIGYLTKDEMREFTARSKSFGEDSIDSVYSGEMVEVDNPVAEIPEQEFSSGLSIDETDNLEVPYKSKAELQFEKLIHDIDNSSSSADIEKVDNVIEIVNQEEIRSEKEETLISPDLSAGNPTNGEGGETSDFISHFDNSDKTVSQTVNASLSPFEEFGNVTENIPTQPLLELSFVGDTNISRVNPLVQPVKLLMSGFDIGESSTDTHSEISPDNQIGNESNSEDDSDSSKMSDKNVIEYIINPETLETSDEEDEDDDHVDELQRITEAGGKGKRRSISLENPLFDTLDFSQFQQNSLDSKQEDSDKESENDTEMKPSLIRRRESVSLDNPFFDTDDHEVQTQPHQGEKLKVIQVSNLLITPPTSSNESSDEDSDSETGSVGEYQINPPSDHEENQFSDREDNASSKQAENALYGQSNDPSKHQQQQPPDIGLPVGVMDFSALEQQSGHANNLENTIPLHIPSVFDHRKKVNLDAPESDVSSLDSTTMKEIDNLSSDSEASNQDNGKAQANAPAQKRFSLSSISRKLKSSFKTTGKSDLQTGDNDMVDV; encoded by the exons ATGCGTCTATTTCTTATCGATATGCAGGGTAGTGAATTGGGCCTGAGAATTCCCTGTAGTACACACGGTGTAAAAAGGACCTTTCCCCCTGCTTCAACCATGCACCGGACATTGCTGCTGCTGATGTTACTGAATATGATGATTCATCATAACAATGGGTTCTACATTAAAGAGCCAAACACGCCTCCGAAAAATAGTCAAGTATACAGCATATCATCCGACGATTTATATTCATTGCCAAAATGTGAGGAAAAAGTAACATTTAACCACAACGAGAATGTAGTTATTACTTATATAAAACGATATCAGGAAATCAATGCGAATCTTGTTTCGGATGTGTTTCTAGAGTTATCGGCCTTGGGGAATGATGTCGCACAGCAGACTTGTAATATCTCGGGAGTAACATTAAATATGACCCAGTGTAAACTACACGGGAACAGTGTTATTATACGTTTAAGTCCAAGTTTTTGCAACCAGAGGAAGCTGGCAATCACCACGCACTTCACTGTGTACATCGACGGCACCGTAAACCCAGAGGACCAATGCCCGGACCCAGGAATCCCGGAAAACTCGCACAGTAATAGGAACAACGGTGACTTTGTTATCGGGACTAAAGTTGAGTTTTCCTGTTATGAAGGATACGTTATGTCAGGGTTTGATGCTATTTCCTGTATTCGGGATCCACATACGGACATTCCTGTATGGAGCGGAGATAAGCCTAAATGTTTGAGACAATGCGAGGTACCTTCAGCTCCTAAGTATGGCAGCGTATCTCAGTTATCATCTGACGGCTCGGTGAGTTTTACGTGTCTAAGTCCGTTTACATTAGTAGGACCCAAAACGATAACATGCTTGCAAAATGGCGCCAAAACAACTTGGGacaaattcccgccaaaatgtgtTGTAACGAGGTGCCCGTCAAATGAACATGTTATTTCAGCAATGAACAGTACATTTATCGCCACGCCCGGTTTTCCCGGAGAAATAGTTTACCCAAATATGACATGCCAGTGGAATATACGAGCAAGAGATGATGGATGTGtgcatatttattttgaaacctTCGACATACCAAACAATGCCGTTTTCGAAATACACAAATTTGTCGGAAGTATCAATGGAGAAGAGAGCCTTGTCTGGTCATCTCGGTCTGGTGGTGGGGGACCGGTGACTGTTTGTGGTGACGTAATTCGTGTATCGTATACTAGTGGAGAGGTGGCCGTGACAGGACACGGCGGAGTGCAAATGTGGTACCAGGCTCGAACGATCTCGGAGTACCACGCGGCCTATCAGAGAGCGGCCAGGATAGGATTCAATGACCAG gTGAGCGTCGAGCCGACCAAGGCGACAGGACAGACGAGGGATGACAACGGTTCAGGAGTTGATGTGGCCGCTATTGCTGCCGGTGTGACAGTGACAGTGATTGTTCTCATAGTCGTCGGGGTTGGTATTTATATATGGTACCGCAAAAAGTACCCGGTCAGGATGATAATCGGAAAAGATTTTGGAAAATTCACGAATCCTGCGTACAACAGGAAAACATCCACAGCAACTCTTACGCGCCCGGATTCATTCGAGAAGGAGATTCAGAAAATGGCTTCAGAAACGTGTGTCTCCCACGACAATCCCGTTGATTTGAGTGATGAACAGGAATATCAGCCAACAGCAGGGCTGACGTTGTTAGGGAGTCTGGGGATCAGGGAAGGCTTGGATGACCTGGACAGTCCAGAGATAAAGAAACGTAATAACACAAGGCAGAGGAGGAAAATTGTACCATCAACGAAAGTTGTTATAGAGGAAGAAGAGGAGGCAGATAAAGAcgaagttaaaaaaatatcagattCTTCTGACTCATCCTCCTCTGATAACGAAAAGAGTGATGCGTCAGACGAGAATTCTGACGGGGAAGGTTTCAGACCAGTAACGGACGCGCCAAAGATCAAAAGGAAGCGGGTGTCTGCGTATCTTAACGAAGTGCTTGATCGTCAAAGTTCGCAGGATAGTGCTGATGGAGACGCTGATTGTACAATCAAGGAAGAGATGATACCTTCCGACGGCACTGATAAAGTCCTACATATTCAGCAACATAATCAGAAACAGAATGAAGAAGTCATGCCGATAAAGGAAGGTGAGGTGAACACGAACGATGCAGTAGACGAGTCTGCTGATGATCAAAACGATAATGATGCTGTGGAACAAAATGAAGAGAACAAACACGTCAGCGCTCCGGATAGACCTATGACCGTGTTAAAGCTTGGATCTCAAGATTTTAAGTTCACAGACGAGGGAGGTAGTCAATCATCAACTAGTTTAGAAGAAGACGATATCAAAGAAGAATCATCGAAGACAGAGAACAATCCAACACCAGACACTAAACATGAAGAAGTTGATTTTACACCAGAAGAAATAATAACGGAAGTAAACAATCTATTACAAAAGGAAGCACAATTCTCAACTGATAACACAGTTCAGTTATGTTCTGATGTTGATGTGAACAAGCATGAGTCTGCTTCTGATCACCCGAAGGACACAGAAAAGGAAATCAACGAAATCAAAGCTACAATTAATGAGACCTCAGGCAGCGAACAGGTAGACGAAGTTGGGAGAGGAAATTTTCCGGATGGAAATGAACTGTCGACTAATGAGGTAGACATGCTTTCTGAATCAACTGATCTAATGAATGAAGTCAGTAACGAATATAATAACACATCTACAATACCGTCTTTACTCGGAGAAATACAGCAATATTCCGTTGACCAGTTGAATGATAGTAATGGCAGTCATCACAACATGGCTGAAATACAAACAGATGCCGCCGTGATTCCTACGGTCTCCGAATCCACGACAGGGGCGTTGGACGGTATAGACCAGAATACTCATATAAACCACGAAATTATAGGTTATCTGACAAAAGATGAAATGAGAGAATTTACAGCTCGCTCCAAGTCGTTTGGGGAAGATTCCATCGATTCCGTTTACAGTGGAGAAATGGTGGAAGTTGATAATCCAGTTGCTGAGATTCCGGAGCAAGAGTTTTCATCGGGTTTAAGTATTGATGAAACTGATAATTTGGAAGTTCCGTATAAAAGCAAGGCTGAATTACAATTTGAAAAACTTATCCATGATATAGATAACAGTTCTTCCTCGGCTGACATTGAAAAAGTGGATAACGTTATTGAGATTGTAAATCAAGAGGAAATCCGGTCGGAGAAGGAAGAGACTTTAATCTCACCAGATCTATCTGCTGGAAACCCTACAAACGGAGAGGGCGGAGAAACATCcgatttcatttcacatttcgATAATTCAGATAAAACTGTCTCTCAAACCGTTAATGCTAGTCTTTCTCCATTTGAAGAATTCGGCAATGTTACTGAAAACATTCCTACACAACCTCTTCTCGAGTTATCTTTTGTGGGAGATACAAACATATCAAGAGTGAATCCATTGGTTCAGCCTGTGAAACTTCTAATGTCTGGATTTGATATTGGTGAGAGCAGTACAGACACACATTCCGAGATCAGCCCGGACAATCAGATCGGTAATGAATCTAATTCTGAAGATGATAGTGATTccagcaaaatgtcagataaaAATGTTATAGAATACATCATAAATCCAGAAACACTAGAGACAAGCGATGAAGAGGACGAAGATGATGACCATGTCGATGAACTTCAGCGTATCACAGAGGCAGGCGGTAAAGGTAAGCGAAGAAGTATCTCTCTTGAGAATCCATTGTTTGATACTTTAGATTTTTCTCAGTTTCAACAAAACTCATTGGATTCTAAGCAAGAAGATAGCGACAAAGAAAGCGAAAATGACACTGAAATGAAACCGTCTCTAATTAGACGACGAGAGAGCGTCTCTCTTGATAATCCTTTCTTCGATACTGATGACCACGAGGTGCAAACCCAGCCACACCAAGGAGAAAAGCTGAAGGTAATACAAGTGTCAAATTTACTCATTACTCCGCCGACTTCTTCCAATGAATCTTCAGATGAGGATTCTGACAGTGAGACAGGAAGTGTAGGCGAGTACCAAATTAATCCACCATCGGATCACGAGGAAAACCAATTCTCTGATCGCGAAGACAACGCTTCCTCTAAACAAGCGGAAAACGCATTGTATGGACAAAGTAATGATCCATCGAAACATCAGCAACAACAACCACCAGACATTGGCTTACCAGTAGGTGTTATGGATTTTTCGGCGTTAGAACAACAAAGTGGTCATGCAAATAATTTGGAAAATACCATTCCACTCCACATACCGTCGGTGTTTGACCACAGGAAGAAGGTGAATCTTGATGCTCCGGAGTCTGATGTTTCCTCCCTCGACTCGACCACAATGAAAGAGATTGATAACCTATCCTCAGACTCAGAGGCTAGCAATCAAGACAATGGAAAAGCACAAGCTAATGCACCAGCACAAAAGAGATTTTCCCTGTCATCGATCTCGCGAAAACTCAAAAGTAGTTTTAAGACAACCGGGAAATCTGATTTACAAACAGGGGATAATGATATGGTTGATGTGTGA
- the LOC138305461 gene encoding serine-rich adhesin for platelets-like isoform X2, with protein MHRTLLLLMLLNMMIHHNNGFYIKEPNTPPKNSQVYSISSDDLYSLPKCEEKVTFNHNENVVITYIKRYQEINANLVSDVFLELSALGNDVAQQTCNISGVTLNMTQCKLHGNSVIIRLSPSFCNQRKLAITTHFTVYIDGTVNPEDQCPDPGIPENSHSNRNNGDFVIGTKVEFSCYEGYVMSGFDAISCIRDPHTDIPVWSGDKPKCLRQCEVPSAPKYGSVSQLSSDGSVSFTCLSPFTLVGPKTITCLQNGAKTTWDKFPPKCVVTRCPSNEHVISAMNSTFIATPGFPGEIVYPNMTCQWNIRARDDGCVHIYFETFDIPNNAVFEIHKFVGSINGEESLVWSSRSGGGGPVTVCGDVIRVSYTSGEVAVTGHGGVQMWYQARTISEYHAAYQRAARIGFNDQVSVEPTKATGQTRDDNGSGVDVAAIAAGVTVTVIVLIVVGVGIYIWYRKKYPVRMIIGKDFGKFTNPAYNRKTSTATLTRPDSFEKEIQKMASETCVSHDNPVDLSDEQEYQPTAGLTLLGSLGIREGLDDLDSPEIKKRNNTRQRRKIVPSTKVVIEEEEEADKDEVKKISDSSDSSSSDNEKSDASDENSDGEGFRPVTDAPKIKRKRVSAYLNEVLDRQSSQDSADGDADCTIKEEMIPSDGTDKVLHIQQHNQKQNEEVMPIKEGEVNTNDAVDESADDQNDNDAVEQNEENKHVSAPDRPMTVLKLGSQDFKFTDEGGSQSSTSLEEDDIKEESSKTENNPTPDTKHEEVDFTPEEIITEVNNLLQKEAQFSTDNTVQLCSDVDVNKHESASDHPKDTEKEINEIKATINETSGSEQVDEVGRGNFPDGNELSTNEVDMLSESTDLMNEVSNEYNNTSTIPSLLGEIQQYSVDQLNDSNGSHHNMAEIQTDAAVIPTVSESTTGALDGIDQNTHINHEIIGYLTKDEMREFTARSKSFGEDSIDSVYSGEMVEVDNPVAEIPEQEFSSGLSIDETDNLEVPYKSKAELQFEKLIHDIDNSSSSADIEKVDNVIEIVNQEEIRSEKEETLISPDLSAGNPTNGEGGETSDFISHFDNSDKTVSQTVNASLSPFEEFGNVTENIPTQPLLELSFVGDTNISRVNPLVQPVKLLMSGFDIGESSTDTHSEISPDNQIGNESNSEDDSDSSKMSDKNVIEYIINPETLETSDEEDEDDDHVDELQRITEAGGKGKRRSISLENPLFDTLDFSQFQQNSLDSKQEDSDKESENDTEMKPSLIRRRESVSLDNPFFDTDDHEVQTQPHQGEKLKVIQVSNLLITPPTSSNESSDEDSDSETGSVGEYQINPPSDHEENQFSDREDNASSKQAENALYGQSNDPSKHQQQQPPDIGLPVGVMDFSALEQQSGHANNLENTIPLHIPSVFDHRKKVNLDAPESDVSSLDSTTMKEIDNLSSDSEASNQDNGKAQANAPAQKRFSLSSISRKLKSSFKTTGKSDLQTGDNDMVDV; from the exons ATGCACCGGACATTGCTGCTGCTGATGTTACTGAATATGATGATTCATCATAACAATGGGTTCTACATTAAAGAGCCAAACACGCCTCCGAAAAATAGTCAAGTATACAGCATATCATCCGACGATTTATATTCATTGCCAAAATGTGAGGAAAAAGTAACATTTAACCACAACGAGAATGTAGTTATTACTTATATAAAACGATATCAGGAAATCAATGCGAATCTTGTTTCGGATGTGTTTCTAGAGTTATCGGCCTTGGGGAATGATGTCGCACAGCAGACTTGTAATATCTCGGGAGTAACATTAAATATGACCCAGTGTAAACTACACGGGAACAGTGTTATTATACGTTTAAGTCCAAGTTTTTGCAACCAGAGGAAGCTGGCAATCACCACGCACTTCACTGTGTACATCGACGGCACCGTAAACCCAGAGGACCAATGCCCGGACCCAGGAATCCCGGAAAACTCGCACAGTAATAGGAACAACGGTGACTTTGTTATCGGGACTAAAGTTGAGTTTTCCTGTTATGAAGGATACGTTATGTCAGGGTTTGATGCTATTTCCTGTATTCGGGATCCACATACGGACATTCCTGTATGGAGCGGAGATAAGCCTAAATGTTTGAGACAATGCGAGGTACCTTCAGCTCCTAAGTATGGCAGCGTATCTCAGTTATCATCTGACGGCTCGGTGAGTTTTACGTGTCTAAGTCCGTTTACATTAGTAGGACCCAAAACGATAACATGCTTGCAAAATGGCGCCAAAACAACTTGGGacaaattcccgccaaaatgtgtTGTAACGAGGTGCCCGTCAAATGAACATGTTATTTCAGCAATGAACAGTACATTTATCGCCACGCCCGGTTTTCCCGGAGAAATAGTTTACCCAAATATGACATGCCAGTGGAATATACGAGCAAGAGATGATGGATGTGtgcatatttattttgaaacctTCGACATACCAAACAATGCCGTTTTCGAAATACACAAATTTGTCGGAAGTATCAATGGAGAAGAGAGCCTTGTCTGGTCATCTCGGTCTGGTGGTGGGGGACCGGTGACTGTTTGTGGTGACGTAATTCGTGTATCGTATACTAGTGGAGAGGTGGCCGTGACAGGACACGGCGGAGTGCAAATGTGGTACCAGGCTCGAACGATCTCGGAGTACCACGCGGCCTATCAGAGAGCGGCCAGGATAGGATTCAATGACCAG gTGAGCGTCGAGCCGACCAAGGCGACAGGACAGACGAGGGATGACAACGGTTCAGGAGTTGATGTGGCCGCTATTGCTGCCGGTGTGACAGTGACAGTGATTGTTCTCATAGTCGTCGGGGTTGGTATTTATATATGGTACCGCAAAAAGTACCCGGTCAGGATGATAATCGGAAAAGATTTTGGAAAATTCACGAATCCTGCGTACAACAGGAAAACATCCACAGCAACTCTTACGCGCCCGGATTCATTCGAGAAGGAGATTCAGAAAATGGCTTCAGAAACGTGTGTCTCCCACGACAATCCCGTTGATTTGAGTGATGAACAGGAATATCAGCCAACAGCAGGGCTGACGTTGTTAGGGAGTCTGGGGATCAGGGAAGGCTTGGATGACCTGGACAGTCCAGAGATAAAGAAACGTAATAACACAAGGCAGAGGAGGAAAATTGTACCATCAACGAAAGTTGTTATAGAGGAAGAAGAGGAGGCAGATAAAGAcgaagttaaaaaaatatcagattCTTCTGACTCATCCTCCTCTGATAACGAAAAGAGTGATGCGTCAGACGAGAATTCTGACGGGGAAGGTTTCAGACCAGTAACGGACGCGCCAAAGATCAAAAGGAAGCGGGTGTCTGCGTATCTTAACGAAGTGCTTGATCGTCAAAGTTCGCAGGATAGTGCTGATGGAGACGCTGATTGTACAATCAAGGAAGAGATGATACCTTCCGACGGCACTGATAAAGTCCTACATATTCAGCAACATAATCAGAAACAGAATGAAGAAGTCATGCCGATAAAGGAAGGTGAGGTGAACACGAACGATGCAGTAGACGAGTCTGCTGATGATCAAAACGATAATGATGCTGTGGAACAAAATGAAGAGAACAAACACGTCAGCGCTCCGGATAGACCTATGACCGTGTTAAAGCTTGGATCTCAAGATTTTAAGTTCACAGACGAGGGAGGTAGTCAATCATCAACTAGTTTAGAAGAAGACGATATCAAAGAAGAATCATCGAAGACAGAGAACAATCCAACACCAGACACTAAACATGAAGAAGTTGATTTTACACCAGAAGAAATAATAACGGAAGTAAACAATCTATTACAAAAGGAAGCACAATTCTCAACTGATAACACAGTTCAGTTATGTTCTGATGTTGATGTGAACAAGCATGAGTCTGCTTCTGATCACCCGAAGGACACAGAAAAGGAAATCAACGAAATCAAAGCTACAATTAATGAGACCTCAGGCAGCGAACAGGTAGACGAAGTTGGGAGAGGAAATTTTCCGGATGGAAATGAACTGTCGACTAATGAGGTAGACATGCTTTCTGAATCAACTGATCTAATGAATGAAGTCAGTAACGAATATAATAACACATCTACAATACCGTCTTTACTCGGAGAAATACAGCAATATTCCGTTGACCAGTTGAATGATAGTAATGGCAGTCATCACAACATGGCTGAAATACAAACAGATGCCGCCGTGATTCCTACGGTCTCCGAATCCACGACAGGGGCGTTGGACGGTATAGACCAGAATACTCATATAAACCACGAAATTATAGGTTATCTGACAAAAGATGAAATGAGAGAATTTACAGCTCGCTCCAAGTCGTTTGGGGAAGATTCCATCGATTCCGTTTACAGTGGAGAAATGGTGGAAGTTGATAATCCAGTTGCTGAGATTCCGGAGCAAGAGTTTTCATCGGGTTTAAGTATTGATGAAACTGATAATTTGGAAGTTCCGTATAAAAGCAAGGCTGAATTACAATTTGAAAAACTTATCCATGATATAGATAACAGTTCTTCCTCGGCTGACATTGAAAAAGTGGATAACGTTATTGAGATTGTAAATCAAGAGGAAATCCGGTCGGAGAAGGAAGAGACTTTAATCTCACCAGATCTATCTGCTGGAAACCCTACAAACGGAGAGGGCGGAGAAACATCcgatttcatttcacatttcgATAATTCAGATAAAACTGTCTCTCAAACCGTTAATGCTAGTCTTTCTCCATTTGAAGAATTCGGCAATGTTACTGAAAACATTCCTACACAACCTCTTCTCGAGTTATCTTTTGTGGGAGATACAAACATATCAAGAGTGAATCCATTGGTTCAGCCTGTGAAACTTCTAATGTCTGGATTTGATATTGGTGAGAGCAGTACAGACACACATTCCGAGATCAGCCCGGACAATCAGATCGGTAATGAATCTAATTCTGAAGATGATAGTGATTccagcaaaatgtcagataaaAATGTTATAGAATACATCATAAATCCAGAAACACTAGAGACAAGCGATGAAGAGGACGAAGATGATGACCATGTCGATGAACTTCAGCGTATCACAGAGGCAGGCGGTAAAGGTAAGCGAAGAAGTATCTCTCTTGAGAATCCATTGTTTGATACTTTAGATTTTTCTCAGTTTCAACAAAACTCATTGGATTCTAAGCAAGAAGATAGCGACAAAGAAAGCGAAAATGACACTGAAATGAAACCGTCTCTAATTAGACGACGAGAGAGCGTCTCTCTTGATAATCCTTTCTTCGATACTGATGACCACGAGGTGCAAACCCAGCCACACCAAGGAGAAAAGCTGAAGGTAATACAAGTGTCAAATTTACTCATTACTCCGCCGACTTCTTCCAATGAATCTTCAGATGAGGATTCTGACAGTGAGACAGGAAGTGTAGGCGAGTACCAAATTAATCCACCATCGGATCACGAGGAAAACCAATTCTCTGATCGCGAAGACAACGCTTCCTCTAAACAAGCGGAAAACGCATTGTATGGACAAAGTAATGATCCATCGAAACATCAGCAACAACAACCACCAGACATTGGCTTACCAGTAGGTGTTATGGATTTTTCGGCGTTAGAACAACAAAGTGGTCATGCAAATAATTTGGAAAATACCATTCCACTCCACATACCGTCGGTGTTTGACCACAGGAAGAAGGTGAATCTTGATGCTCCGGAGTCTGATGTTTCCTCCCTCGACTCGACCACAATGAAAGAGATTGATAACCTATCCTCAGACTCAGAGGCTAGCAATCAAGACAATGGAAAAGCACAAGCTAATGCACCAGCACAAAAGAGATTTTCCCTGTCATCGATCTCGCGAAAACTCAAAAGTAGTTTTAAGACAACCGGGAAATCTGATTTACAAACAGGGGATAATGATATGGTTGATGTGTGA